GCCGCGACGATTGGCGCAGCGGCTGCTGTCGATCGTGCAGGTGTCGTCGGGAGTCTCACCGTCGGAAAGCAAGCCGACGTGCTGGTGCTCGACATCGAACGCCATGAGGATCTTGCCTACCGTTTTGGACGCAACGCGGTCCGGACAGTCGTGAAGAATGGCGCAGTCGTTGTGGACGATGGCCGTCGCGTCACGGCGCCCTCGGCGGACGAAAGCCGAAGAACACAACCAGACGCTTGATTCGGCCGTCCTCATCGAGGTCAGCGAAGTTGACACCCGCGTTCACGACATCACCGAGTGGCGTGAGGATGCGCCATTCAAACCGCAAGAACTGATCGGTTATGTCGAATGCCCCACTCAGTGTCGGGGTCGCTGTTCCGTAATACTCGCGCTGAATCCGGCCGATATGAGCGTTGACCTCGTCGCGTCCACGCAGGCACATCTCCGGTAGGATGACTGTGCAGTCGTCGGCCCAGACGCGCTCCAGCATCGCGATCCGACGCAATTCATCTGGCTCGATGAGGCTGCTGGCGTAGTTGTCAATCACGTCTTCGTGCGCACTCATACCTGACTCCTCGGGACTCAGCAGTTCCGATGGGCCTGATTCGTTGTATCGAGGAGTTGATTTTACGTGGAATAGGGTGTGTGTGCAGGGAAGAGAGGTGCTGCGGTGCGGATATTTCTCGTTGTTTGGTCGTTTCGGCTGATCGGTAAGGGGCGGGAAGATGAGTCGAGGTGGTCGGTGCTTTCGGGCGATGCATCTGCATCAGCCGGACGGATGGTTGTCGCCGGGGTTTGTCGCGACTGACGACGTGGGTGTCATCACTGCGGTGAGTAGCGAGCCGATCGACGGTTGGGCTGATGGCGACATTGAGCGGCTAGACGGCTTTGTCGTGCCGGGGATGCCGAATGTGCATTCGCACGCGCATCAGCGCGGTCTGAGCGGGCGCTCCGAGCCGCCGACCGATTCGACGGCTGAAGAGAGCTTCTGGACGTGGCGCGAGCGGATGTATGCCTTCGCGAACCGGATTTCGCCCGATAATTTCGAGGCGATCGCGGCGCAGGCATTCCTGGAAATGGCGAAGGCCGGATACACCACGATCGGCGAGTTTCACTATCTGCACAACGCGCCGGATGGGTCGTTGTATGCGGACCCATCCGAGATGGCGCAGCGAGTGCTGGCGGCAGCCGAGCAGGTCGGGGTCGGGCTGACGCTGCTGCCGGTGCTGTATACGCGTGCCGGGGTTGGACGCGCGCCCGAGGCAGAGCAGCGCCGATTCATCCTCGATGGCGACGCGTACGCTGAGATGGTCGAGCGGCTGATTACCGAGAGTGCGGACTCGGCGCAGGTGTCGGTCGGCATCGCGCCGCATTCGATCCGGGCGGTGGATGTCGAGGAGTTGAGTGGCGTCGTTGCCGATCTGGCGCGAGCGTACCCTGACGCACCGATCCACCTGCATGTGGCGGAGCAGATGCGTGAGGTGAACGAGTGCCTTGCGACGCTCGGCGCTCGGCCGGGCGAGTGGCTGCTGAGCAACCTCGACATCGACGAGCGCTGGACATTCATTCATTCGACCTATTGCGATGCCGACGAGCGCCGCGGCATGCAGGAGCGCGGTGTCATTGCCGGGCTGTGCCCGACGACTGAGGCGGGGCTGGGAGACGGTATCTTCCCGCTGGGCGACTATGTGGCCGCAAACGGCCTGTGGGGGATCGGAACCGACAGCGACTACGTGCTGAGTGTTGCCGAGGAGCTGCGACTTATGGCGTTCGTCCAGCGCCTGACGAACCTGAACCTGAACATTCTGCCGCGTCGCGCAGTAGGCGGGGTACAGCCGGGTCGGCAACTTTTCGATCAGGCGCTGGAGGGCGGAACACGCTCGCTGCGGCAGCCGATTGGCGCGTTGACGCCGGGCATGCGGGCCGACTTCTTTGTGCTCGATCCCAATGATCCGAAGCTGGTCGGACACGGGCCCGAGACGGTGCTGGACGGGTGGATCTTCAGCGGACCGTCGACGGCGGTGCGTGACGTGATCGTTGGCGGGCGCGCTGTCATCCGCGATCGACATCACGGTCAGGAAGACGCGATTTTCGCTCGATACAGAACGGTCATGAAGCGATTGGGCGAGGAGTGAGTGACCGGCGCGCCAATGACGCGCCGATCCGATGAGTTTAGCTTTCGAGGCGGCGACCGAACGCCGAGCGGCCGGCGAACTTGCCGGCGTCGCCGAGGTGTTCCTCAATGCGCAGGAGCTGGTTGAACTTCTCGACGCGATCCATGCGCGACGGAGCGCCGGTCTTGATCTGGCCTGCATTCGTCGCAACGACGAGGTCGGCGACGAATGAGTCGGACGTCTCGCCGGAGCGGTGTGAAATGACGGCAGTGAAGCCGTTGCGATGGGCCAGGTCGATGGCATCGAATGTCTCGGTCAGCGTGCCGATCTGATTCAGCTTGATCAGGATTGAGTTGCCGGCGGCCTCGCGAATACCGCGTGCCAAACGTTCAGTGTTGGTGACGTAGAGGTCGTCGCCGACGAGCTGCACCTGGTCACCCAAACGGGCCGTCAGCGCCTTCCAGCCGTCCCAGTCATCTTCAGCGAGGCCGTCCTCGATCGAGATGATGGGGTATTCGGCGCGGGCATTGGCGTACCAGTCAATCATCTCGTCGGCAGTGAGCGTGCGGCCCTCGCCGCGCAGGTTATAGACGCCATCCTCAAAGAGCTCGGTCGACGCCGGGTCCATCGCCAGCATGACGTCGTCACCGAGTTTGTACCCGGCGCGCTGAATTGCTTCAGCGATGAGGCTGAGGGCTTCGGCATTTGAGCCCAGGCTCGGCGCGTAACCACCTTCGTCACCGACCGAGGTCGAATAACCGTGCTCACTAAGAACGGCCTTCAGGCTGTGGAACACCTCGGTACCCCAGCGCAGGCACTCCCGATACGAGGGAGCGCCGACCGGCATGACCATAAACTCCTGGAAGTCGACACTCGAACCTTCGGCGTGCTTGCCGCCATTCAGGATGTTGAACATCGGGACCGGCAGCGTTGCGGCGTTGGGTCCGCCGAGGTAGCGGTAGAGCGGCAATTGCGCGGACTCGGCGGCGGCGCGGGCAACGGCGAGTGAGACACCGAGGATCGCATTTGCGCCGAGATTGCCCTTGTTCGGGGTGCCATCAAGATCGATCATGATCTGATCGACATGGCGTTGATCGACCGCGGACTCGCCCTGCAGCGCGGGTGCGATGACGGCATTGACGTTGTTGACTGCGTTCTGGACACCCTTGCCACCGTAGCGGGACTTGTCGCCGTCGCGCAGCTCGACGGCTTCGAACTGGCCAGTGGACGCGCCAGACGGTACCGCTGCGCGGCCAAAGGAACCGTCGAGCAGGGTGACATCTACTTCGACAGTTGGATTGCCTCGTGAATCGAGGATCTCCCTCGCCCAGATCGACTCAATAGCCGTATCTCCCCAACCTGACACTGTCGAGCTCCTCCCGCTACCATCGACGTGACGAACCAGTGCACGCACGCGTGTATGAATCGTACTTGTTTTCAACATCGCCGCTATGCTCTGATCCGGGTGGTGACGGTCGTGAGACAGCCGTTGCAGGGCGATGTGTTGACGACAGGGGACGATGTGCATTCGACAAAAGAACTGACTAGCGACATGTTCTCGCTGAAAGTCGAAGGACGTGAGGTCGGCATTCCGGACCTGTTTCCGGGCTTCGATGACCGCGACCGACTGGGGATTGTCGTCCGTGAGCCGGGCGGCTCGTTCGGGGCGAGCGTGTTGACGCTGGCGACGATCACGGCGTTTTACGACATCCAGCGCCAGCGCGCTGAAGCATTCTTCATCTACGCTGACTACTTTGTGTTTCACGTCGGGCAGCAGCACGGCAACCACTCGATGATCGATATCTGGCCGGATCACAAGGAAGTGGTTGTCGAGGATGATGCGGAGGCGTTGCTGCGAGCGATCAACGACCGTGCCATCACCTGCCTGCTCGTTCCCGATGGGCAGCCAGGCAATCCGACGTTCGGCCGGTCGACGGTGTCCGGTGGATGCCTCCGTTCGGCGTTGGCCTATGACGCGAGCGGACGAGTTCGGAATGCGGACGTTGTGGCAGTTGGTAACGCCGTCAGCGAGAAATATGTTGCGGCAGCCGTCGGCGAAACGGTGCAGCTGGACGAAGCCGCGAGGGCATCGATTCTGGCATGCCGGGAGCAGCTGATCGAAGGAGGACGTCCGGTCGAGCATTACCGGCGCATTGACCTGGAGACGGCGAGAAGCCTGCTGGAACCATCGTGATGGTGTGAACGACAGCGAGCGACCTGCTAATTCAGGGAAGTTTCTCTCCTGCGTACGACCGCATCCAGCTGTTGGGAGATCTTTCACTGCGGGTCGAAAAGACAGGATACGGGAGTGACTGTCGTGCCAAGGTGTTGTGTACTCCGGCACGGCAGCAGTCTCCTGATTCTGTCATTTCGAGCGCGCACGCGAGAAATCTCCCCCTGCGTTGGACTGTGGTGAGCGGGTGGGAGATCTTTCGGCTGCGGCCTCAAGATGACAAGGTACAGGGGTGGCGGCTGCTTCCAACAACGCGACAAATTGACGCTGATGAGCCGCTGTGCGTCCGTAGCTGGCCTCGCGTTGATTTCCGGGGGTCGGCGGCGAATCAACTACGACGGTATGCGGTGGGGCATTGGAGAGGGCTCAGCCACCAGCCTGGACGCGGACCAATTGGTACATGTGACCTGTCTTAATTCCTATCGCGTTACGATATAGCATACGAGCAGCACTTTCAGGGACTGAGCTGGCGGGAGGCAGGCGGGGATGAGCGATACGTTGGCGGTGCGATTTCTGGCGGAGCATGAGCAGACGGCGAAGGCGATTGCCGAGTCGTTCGCGGAGTTTGTGCACGGCGCGCAGAAGTCGCTTGATCTGGCCGTCTACGATATGCGGCTCAGCCCGGAGGTTGCCAGGATCGTTGTGATGGCGCTTGCCGAACGAGCGCAGGCCGGGGTGCGGATCAGGATCGCCTACGACGCTGACAAGCCGGAAATGCCGGATCCGATGAACGGGTTCGACCCGGCTGAGTCGGGCACCGGGATGTTTGTCCAGTCGCTCGGTTATCCGTGGCGACGCATCGGCGGTCGGAAGCTGATGCATCACAAGTACGTCATTCGCGATGCTGGGCACGCCGACGCCGTCGTCTGGACCGGCTCGACGAATTTCACGGACGACTCCTGGACGCTAGAGGAGAACAACATTCTCACGCTGCGGTCACAGCAGATCGCCGACTGGTACATGCGCAACTTTCATGAGTTGTGGTCGGACGGCAACTTTGAGGGCAGCGGTGATTTCGAAACTGCGCCGGTTGAGTTGCGCTACAACGACGACTCGGCCGAGGTCGCCGTCGAGTTCTCGCCGGGACGTGGCGAGGAGATCGACGATCGGATCGCCGAGATTGTAGCGGGCGCGAAAGACCGCGTTGTGATCTGGAGCATGCTGATGAATTCGTCGTCGTTGCTCAAGTCGCTGCAATCAGTGCTGGATGCCGACGCCGTGCCAGTGAGCGGCCTCTACGACTGGACGCAGCAGGCTTCGGTGCTCGATCAGTGGCAGTCGGTGCCGCAAAACCACTGGAAGATCCCGGCTATCAAGGGCATCGTGCAGCGCGCCGGCCTGGTCGGGAAGATCTCGACGCCGTACAGCCCGACAACGCCGCACGACTTCATGCATGCGAAGGTGCTGGTCGTCGATCAGACGGTTATCACCGGTTCGTACAACTTCAGTCGCAGTGCAATGCAGAATGCCGAGAATATCCTCATCATCGATTCTGCGCCGTTGGCGGAAAGCTACGTTGATTTCGTGGGGCATCTCACGGAGAAGTATCGCGGTGAGTCGCGGCCTCTGTAGTCGGCTACAACAGCCTCCCCAGCGCGGACTGTGTTGAACGATTGGGAGATCTCTCACTGCGGTTCGAGATGACAGGAGAACGGGTCAGCCGCCTGAGCGGCGTGCTCGGCGCATGGGTACTGGACAGCACATTCAATTCGGCATGAGCACTGACCATAACAGGGTGCGATTGCTATACTGCATGCTGATATTTGACGCAGCGTCGATGGAGACGGGTTGCGGAGTTGGACTCCGACAGGGATGCCAGGCCGATACGACTGAGAGCCGGCTCGGACGCCCACCGCGACATTCACTCCGGAGCTGGACGGTGAACACCCCGCGTGGGCAAAGTGTCGTCTACGGTCGCTCACCGTTAGCGGAGCGTGCATTGGGTGCGGCATGGCCGAGCCCAGGCAACTGAGACCGGTTGGTGAAAGCCGCCGGTGAATCAGGGTGGTATCGCGAGATCGTTCTTCGCCCCTGGCGGAGAGCGGTCTTTTTTTGATTCTGAATATTGCTATTACAAATATTGCTCGGGACGATAAACCTCCGCGGACGGGAAAGGAATGAGCACTTGAGCACGACACTGGAGAACTTGCACATCGACGCGCTGGCGACACTCGAAAGCGTCAGGGATGAGGCCGGGCTGGCCGACTGGCATCGCGACGTGCTGGGACGCAAGGGATCACTGAGCGCGGCGATGCGCGAGCTGGGCAGCCTCGATGCGGACGAGCGGCGCGAGCGAGGGCGCGAACTGAACGAGCTGAAGCAGCAGCTAGAGGCGGCATTCGAGGCGCGGCAGGACGCGATCAAGGCGGAAGCTCTGAACGAGCGGCTGCGGACAGAGTCGATCGACGTTACGCTGCCGGGGCGCACACCGTTTGTCGGCAACCTGCACCCGCTAATCGCGATGATCCGGGAAGTGTCGGACGTGTTCGCGCACCTCGGGTTCCAGACCGTTGAAGGGCCGGAAGTCGAGCTGGCTGAGTATTCGTTCGACATGCTCAACATCCCGAAGGACCATCCAGCGCGGGATGTCTGGGACACGATCTTCATCGAATCCGACACCGTCGAGATCACGCTGCGTCCGCATACCTCGCCAATGCAGATCCGGACGATGATGCAGCAGGAGCCACCGGTGCGGGTGGTCGTGCCGGGGCGCACCTATCGTTACGAGGCACAGGACGCGACGCACGAGTGGCACTTCCATCAGGTCGAAGGGTTGGCGGTCGATCGCGGCATCACGATGGCGGATCTGAAGGGCACGCTGGCCGAGTTCGCGCGGCAGATGTTTGGCGCGGAGCGCAAGGTGCGGTTCCGTTGCGACTTCTTCCCGTTCGTTGAGCCGGGCGTTGACATGTCGATCGACTGCCCGTTCTGCGGTGGCCGCGGCTGCCGGACCTGTAAGAACAGCGGCTGGATCGAGCTGCTGGGCGCGGGGATGGTGCATCCGAACGTGCTGAGTAACGTCGGTTACGATCCGACGGTGTACTCCGGCTGGGCGTTCGGCATGGGCGTCGAGCGGCTGGTGATGCTGAAGTACAACGTGCAGGACATTCGCCTCTTCTCGGCGAACGATCTCCGTTTCCTGGGCCAGTTTGCGCGGGCGCGCCTGTAGCGCTGTCGTTGTTGACGAGGATGAAGTAACGGCGCAGTGCTGAAGCGCGCCTGGAGGGAAACACGATGCAGGTCCCAGTTCGCTGGCTCCGCGAATACATTAGCGTAGATCTACCGACTGCCGAGATCGCGCGTCGGATGACGATGGCCGGGCTTGAGGCCGAGAGCGTCAGGCAGATCGGTGCTGAGTGGGAGAACGTCTACGTCGCTGAGGTCGTCGCTGTCGAGCGGCACCCGGATGCCGATCGCTTGGTGCTGGCAACGGTCCATGCCGGGCCGCATCAACTCACCGTCGTGACTGGCGCGCCGAACATCGCTGCCGGGCAGCGGGTCGCGCTGGCGCTGGCGGGAGCCCGGCTGATCGATCCGTATGCCGATACGTTGCAGTACAAGACACTCAAGCCGAGCAAGATCCGGGGGATCAAGTCGGAGGGCATGGTCTGCTCGGAGAAAGAGCTGGGCATGTCCGAGGAGCACGAGGGCATCCTGGTGCTGCCAGATGCTGCGCCGGTCGGTGCGACCTTGCAGGAGTACCTGGGTGATGACGTGATCGAGTTCGAGATCACGCCGAACCTGGTGCATGCCTTCTCGATTGTCGGCATCGCGCGCGAGCTGGCGGCGATTGTCGACACGACGATCACGCCGCCAGTGCTGGCGGATCTCAGTGCAGTCGCGCGAGACGATTCGCTCGTCACGATCGACGCGCCCGATCTATGTGGTCGCTACGCGTTCGCGATTATCGAGAACGTGACGGTCGGGCCGTCACCGCAATGGATGCAGCAGCGGCTTACGCACGCTGGCATGCGGCCGGTCAACAACATCGTCGATCTGACGAACTACATCATGATCGAGCTCGGTCAGCCGATGCACGGGTTCGACGCGGATAAGGTGACCGATCAGCGCATCATCGTCCGACGTGCGCAGCACGGTGAGCGGCTTGAGACGCTCGACCACGTCAAGCGTGAGCTGGACGAAGAGATGCTGGTAATCGCCGATCCGCAGGGAGCGGTGGCGTTGGCCGGCGTGATGGGCGGCGTCGAGAGCGAAGTGTCGGATACCACGACGCGCGTGCTGCTGGAATCGGCGTCGTTCAGCGATAAGCCAGTGCGGCGTGCAGTTCGCATCCTCAAGCTGCCGTCTGAAGCCTCCTCGCGATTCCAGCGCGGCGTTGATCCGAACCTGGCCTGGACGGCATTGGAGCGCTTCGCTGCGCTGCTGAGCAAGATCGATCCCGGCGCGAAGCTGACGCTCGTGGCAGACGCATATCCGGTCCCGCGTGAACGCTCGGTCGTGCGCATGCCGTACTCCGAGGTGGAACGGCTGCTGGGGATGCAGATCCCACTCGATACCGTCGTGCAGATTCTTGGCCGGCTCGACCTGCAGCCGATGGTTGAAGAGGGCGATGGTGGGCCGGTCGTGGTTGTGTCTGCGCCAACCTAC
This is a stretch of genomic DNA from Thermomicrobiales bacterium. It encodes these proteins:
- a CDS encoding formimidoylglutamate deiminase, whose product is MSRGGRCFRAMHLHQPDGWLSPGFVATDDVGVITAVSSEPIDGWADGDIERLDGFVVPGMPNVHSHAHQRGLSGRSEPPTDSTAEESFWTWRERMYAFANRISPDNFEAIAAQAFLEMAKAGYTTIGEFHYLHNAPDGSLYADPSEMAQRVLAAAEQVGVGLTLLPVLYTRAGVGRAPEAEQRRFILDGDAYAEMVERLITESADSAQVSVGIAPHSIRAVDVEELSGVVADLARAYPDAPIHLHVAEQMREVNECLATLGARPGEWLLSNLDIDERWTFIHSTYCDADERRGMQERGVIAGLCPTTEAGLGDGIFPLGDYVAANGLWGIGTDSDYVLSVAEELRLMAFVQRLTNLNLNILPRRAVGGVQPGRQLFDQALEGGTRSLRQPIGALTPGMRADFFVLDPNDPKLVGHGPETVLDGWIFSGPSTAVRDVIVGGRAVIRDRHHGQEDAIFARYRTVMKRLGEE
- the eno gene encoding phosphopyruvate hydratase; protein product: MSGWGDTAIESIWAREILDSRGNPTVEVDVTLLDGSFGRAAVPSGASTGQFEAVELRDGDKSRYGGKGVQNAVNNVNAVIAPALQGESAVDQRHVDQIMIDLDGTPNKGNLGANAILGVSLAVARAAAESAQLPLYRYLGGPNAATLPVPMFNILNGGKHAEGSSVDFQEFMVMPVGAPSYRECLRWGTEVFHSLKAVLSEHGYSTSVGDEGGYAPSLGSNAEALSLIAEAIQRAGYKLGDDVMLAMDPASTELFEDGVYNLRGEGRTLTADEMIDWYANARAEYPIISIEDGLAEDDWDGWKALTARLGDQVQLVGDDLYVTNTERLARGIREAAGNSILIKLNQIGTLTETFDAIDLAHRNGFTAVISHRSGETSDSFVADLVVATNAGQIKTGAPSRMDRVEKFNQLLRIEEHLGDAGKFAGRSAFGRRLES
- a CDS encoding phospholipase D-like domain-containing protein codes for the protein MSDTLAVRFLAEHEQTAKAIAESFAEFVHGAQKSLDLAVYDMRLSPEVARIVVMALAERAQAGVRIRIAYDADKPEMPDPMNGFDPAESGTGMFVQSLGYPWRRIGGRKLMHHKYVIRDAGHADAVVWTGSTNFTDDSWTLEENNILTLRSQQIADWYMRNFHELWSDGNFEGSGDFETAPVELRYNDDSAEVAVEFSPGRGEEIDDRIAEIVAGAKDRVVIWSMLMNSSSLLKSLQSVLDADAVPVSGLYDWTQQASVLDQWQSVPQNHWKIPAIKGIVQRAGLVGKISTPYSPTTPHDFMHAKVLVVDQTVITGSYNFSRSAMQNAENILIIDSAPLAESYVDFVGHLTEKYRGESRPL
- the pheS gene encoding phenylalanine--tRNA ligase subunit alpha, which translates into the protein MSTTLENLHIDALATLESVRDEAGLADWHRDVLGRKGSLSAAMRELGSLDADERRERGRELNELKQQLEAAFEARQDAIKAEALNERLRTESIDVTLPGRTPFVGNLHPLIAMIREVSDVFAHLGFQTVEGPEVELAEYSFDMLNIPKDHPARDVWDTIFIESDTVEITLRPHTSPMQIRTMMQQEPPVRVVVPGRTYRYEAQDATHEWHFHQVEGLAVDRGITMADLKGTLAEFARQMFGAERKVRFRCDFFPFVEPGVDMSIDCPFCGGRGCRTCKNSGWIELLGAGMVHPNVLSNVGYDPTVYSGWAFGMGVERLVMLKYNVQDIRLFSANDLRFLGQFARARL
- the pheT gene encoding phenylalanine--tRNA ligase subunit beta; translation: MQVPVRWLREYISVDLPTAEIARRMTMAGLEAESVRQIGAEWENVYVAEVVAVERHPDADRLVLATVHAGPHQLTVVTGAPNIAAGQRVALALAGARLIDPYADTLQYKTLKPSKIRGIKSEGMVCSEKELGMSEEHEGILVLPDAAPVGATLQEYLGDDVIEFEITPNLVHAFSIVGIARELAAIVDTTITPPVLADLSAVARDDSLVTIDAPDLCGRYAFAIIENVTVGPSPQWMQQRLTHAGMRPVNNIVDLTNYIMIELGQPMHGFDADKVTDQRIIVRRAQHGERLETLDHVKRELDEEMLVIADPQGAVALAGVMGGVESEVSDTTTRVLLESASFSDKPVRRAVRILKLPSEASSRFQRGVDPNLAWTALERFAALLSKIDPGAKLTLVADAYPVPRERSVVRMPYSEVERLLGMQIPLDTVVQILGRLDLQPMVEEGDGGPVVVVSAPTYRRDINIPADVVEEVIRIYGYESLPETLPTGGAVSIVRDPARLTDRVAQDALVAAGLTQVITYSMVSDADLVHISAAGGEVPDVLGAYPRPEADFVRATNPLRADWEIMRPTLMPSLLKIVAENRKYVERVAIFETARTYQPRGRDELPDELRSVAIALSGARDPESWYRRDESDLDFFDLKGVIESLGRRLGAGELKWVAVEHPSMQPGRSAAIELNGIQIGIAGEIHPLVAERFEVTGRVAFAEMDLTSFADSLLETWSVATVSRFQPIRQDFAVVVDEATAAASVQQAILDGARPLATDATLFDIYRGEGIEAGKKSLAYRVTLSAPNRQLAEHEVERIRTRITQSVSKRVGGALRG